In Dethiosulfovibrio russensis, a single genomic region encodes these proteins:
- a CDS encoding GAF domain-containing protein, protein MSKEILKIETETSEQLYNYVNAKLLGLICEEPDPLANLANAAALLYLLLDDLNWAGFYLMREKENALVLGPFQGKPACTRIPLDKGVCGAAARTGEIQIVPDVELFPGHIACDGASASEIVLPLIREGRVLGVLDLDSPLRKRFSSEDGEGLSKFVETLHKYVAWDDLF, encoded by the coding sequence ATGTCCAAGGAAATTCTCAAGATAGAGACGGAAACGTCGGAGCAGCTCTACAATTACGTAAACGCCAAACTTCTCGGCTTGATCTGCGAAGAGCCCGATCCCCTGGCAAATCTGGCCAACGCCGCGGCGTTGCTCTATCTGCTTCTGGACGATCTGAACTGGGCGGGGTTCTATCTGATGAGAGAAAAGGAAAACGCCCTGGTTCTGGGGCCATTTCAGGGGAAACCGGCCTGTACCCGCATTCCTTTGGACAAAGGCGTCTGCGGTGCGGCGGCCCGAACCGGAGAAATTCAGATCGTGCCGGACGTGGAGCTTTTCCCCGGGCATATCGCCTGCGACGGGGCATCCGCCTCGGAGATCGTCCTTCCTCTGATACGGGAAGGCCGGGTATTGGGGGTTCTGGATCTGGACAGTCCTCTCCGGAAACGTTTTTCATCGGAGGATGGGGAAGGGCTTTCAAAATTCGTGGAGACCCTGCATAAGTATGTGGCCTGGGACGATCTTTTTTGA
- a CDS encoding Na+/H+ antiporter NhaC family protein, translating to MDIITLLLFIIALTTCIALDISILLALSTGYCIFFTHARLRGYSTRSILKMSLEGLYTVRNVVMILLLIGVLTALWRASGTIPAIVSYSSRLVKPSLMVLMTFLLNCLVSFLTGTAFGAAATMGVICMTMALSMGINPAIAGGAILSGIYFGDRCSPVSTSALLVAGITSTDLYRNIGAMMRSSAVPFLITCLIYAVAGALLPHQPVTDKAIQTVFEKSFKLGWIPLLPAVIILIMSFFRINVRYTIGASVLCATAIYVMYQAREFSSLPGLVVYGYRATDTQLAALMDGGGILSMVRVVAIVSISSSYAGIFEKTGLLNSLKRQVNGLADRISPFGAMLLGSVVSGVIACNQTLTIMLTHQICRGLKIDREQFALNLEDTAVLTAPLIPWTTAAAVPLVYISAPTTSILAACYLYLVPLWGLIGGRTLIKKGIGPES from the coding sequence ATGGACATTATAACCCTGTTGCTCTTCATTATAGCCCTTACGACCTGCATCGCCCTGGACATCTCCATTCTACTGGCTCTTTCGACGGGATACTGCATATTTTTCACACACGCACGGCTCAGAGGTTACTCGACGAGATCTATCCTTAAGATGTCCCTCGAGGGGCTCTATACCGTCAGAAACGTCGTCATGATCCTTCTCCTGATCGGCGTGCTGACGGCCCTGTGGCGAGCTTCCGGCACCATTCCGGCCATAGTCAGCTACTCCTCCAGACTGGTGAAGCCCTCTCTTATGGTACTGATGACCTTTCTGCTCAACTGTCTGGTATCGTTTCTCACCGGAACCGCCTTCGGAGCAGCCGCAACCATGGGAGTCATATGCATGACCATGGCCCTTTCCATGGGGATAAACCCTGCGATCGCCGGAGGAGCGATTTTATCGGGAATCTACTTCGGCGACCGATGCTCGCCGGTATCCACGAGCGCCTTGCTCGTCGCAGGTATAACCTCTACGGACCTCTACAGAAATATCGGCGCCATGATGAGATCATCGGCGGTCCCGTTCCTGATAACCTGTCTGATCTATGCCGTAGCAGGCGCCCTCCTGCCCCACCAGCCTGTTACGGATAAAGCCATACAGACCGTCTTTGAGAAAAGCTTCAAACTCGGCTGGATACCGCTGCTTCCTGCCGTAATCATACTGATAATGTCGTTTTTTCGGATCAACGTGAGATACACCATCGGAGCCAGCGTCCTCTGCGCCACCGCGATCTACGTTATGTATCAAGCCCGGGAATTTTCATCTCTTCCCGGGCTCGTGGTCTACGGCTATAGGGCGACAGATACGCAGCTTGCAGCCCTCATGGACGGTGGAGGCATTCTGTCGATGGTCAGGGTGGTGGCCATAGTCTCCATCTCCTCCTCCTACGCCGGAATCTTCGAGAAAACCGGCCTGTTGAACTCGCTGAAGAGACAGGTCAACGGCCTAGCCGACAGGATATCTCCCTTCGGTGCCATGCTTCTGGGCTCGGTCGTCTCCGGAGTCATAGCCTGCAATCAGACCTTGACCATAATGCTTACCCATCAGATATGCCGGGGCCTGAAGATCGACCGAGAACAATTCGCCCTGAACCTGGAGGACACAGCTGTCCTGACCGCCCCTCTGATTCCCTGGACCACTGCGGCGGCGGTGCCTCTGGTGTACATATCCGCACCGACGACGAGCATTCTGGCTGCCTGCTATCTGTATTTAGTACCTCTTTGGGGGCTGATCGGTGGAAGGACGTTAATAAAAAAAGGCATTGGGCCGGAATCTTGA
- a CDS encoding right-handed parallel beta-helix repeat-containing protein, which translates to MFLLGLVCFGDVAGAASLIVTSGADDGSPGTLRYAVEKASSGQTISIEVDTVTLTTSLSISKSLTLQGNPTTIYQAGTQKGIILSCKNSIWKFYDLVITTDGSSSDNPGLSNRGHLYLNDCTVTNCIGSGGIHNMRKLTMRNCTVSGNTLSPLYRGDAAGIDNEYPGILTMHDCLVENNINSKSTSSSGGGIANDYILFMYGCTLRNNSSTYGGGMRLSSSSQTVIAQECVLQDNTPDQISGSDGYTLVDDGTCTIGTSPGRSSVALAGMASNSSPEPRSTAGEADVIVVEKDLGNSDSTLYGEVREALSGDISGISGDLAVSLEGMNASLYNAFAYENVPLEDVLGNGELEIEFTASWPRYVRYYAAFALAKEDGTGTEDVKNLTPEGYVLPERGIQFEIRPGQTLPEGVNPPDFYETGEGLRTWRNTVEDNGSFDLNPDNGVVTFRVCSIRAEAETPTPKGGGTGGCDVGTGTVSGFSMLLFLGLPLIMKLRKNRWF; encoded by the coding sequence TTGTTCCTCCTGGGATTGGTCTGTTTTGGAGACGTCGCCGGGGCCGCTTCCCTGATCGTCACCAGCGGTGCGGACGATGGTTCCCCGGGCACGCTGCGCTACGCAGTGGAAAAGGCCTCTTCGGGACAAACCATTTCCATCGAGGTGGATACGGTAACCCTCACGACGTCCCTTTCTATCTCTAAATCCCTCACTCTACAGGGAAACCCCACCACAATCTATCAAGCGGGTACGCAAAAAGGAATTATCCTCTCCTGCAAGAATAGCATTTGGAAATTCTATGACCTTGTCATCACCACGGATGGTTCGAGTTCCGACAATCCAGGGCTTAGCAACCGTGGGCATCTTTACCTAAACGACTGCACCGTCACGAATTGCATCGGAAGCGGGGGCATACACAATATGAGGAAGCTCACCATGCGCAACTGCACCGTGAGCGGCAACACCCTCTCCCCTCTCTATAGGGGGGATGCTGCGGGAATCGATAATGAGTACCCCGGAATTCTCACCATGCACGACTGCCTGGTGGAGAATAATATCAACTCCAAAAGCACCTCCAGCAGCGGCGGGGGCATTGCCAACGACTACATTCTTTTCATGTACGGATGTACCTTGAGGAACAATTCCAGCACCTACGGAGGAGGAATGCGGCTCTCCTCCTCCAGCCAGACCGTTATCGCCCAGGAGTGCGTTCTCCAGGACAATACCCCCGATCAGATTTCCGGAAGCGATGGGTATACCCTTGTGGACGACGGCACCTGCACCATCGGCACATCCCCCGGAAGAAGCTCCGTGGCCCTAGCGGGAATGGCTTCTAACTCCTCTCCGGAACCCCGCTCCACCGCGGGAGAGGCCGACGTGATCGTCGTCGAGAAGGATCTGGGTAATTCGGACAGCACCCTGTATGGAGAGGTGCGAGAGGCTCTGTCTGGAGATATCAGTGGAATCTCCGGCGACCTCGCCGTTTCTTTGGAGGGCATGAACGCCTCTCTCTACAACGCCTTCGCCTATGAAAACGTTCCTCTAGAGGACGTTTTGGGAAACGGAGAGTTGGAGATAGAGTTCACCGCCTCTTGGCCGCGATACGTCCGCTACTACGCCGCCTTCGCTCTGGCGAAAGAGGATGGGACAGGCACCGAGGACGTGAAAAACCTGACGCCGGAGGGCTACGTTCTTCCCGAGCGGGGAATCCAGTTCGAGATCCGGCCCGGTCAGACTCTTCCGGAAGGGGTGAACCCTCCCGATTTCTACGAGACCGGAGAGGGGCTTCGGACCTGGCGAAACACCGTGGAGGACAACGGATCCTTCGACCTCAACCCCGATAACGGCGTGGTAACCTTCCGGGTCTGCTCGATCCGGGCGGAGGCGGAAACTCCCACACCCAAAGGCGGCGGAACCGGAGGCTGCGATGTCGGAACCGGAACCGTTTCGGGTTTTTCCATGCTGTTGTTTTTGGGATTGCCTTTGATCATGAAGTTACGTAAAAATAGGTGGTTTTAG
- a CDS encoding dicarboxylate/amino acid:cation symporter, with the protein MKKNGGVTLIVVLMAAIGIGAFFGLHAGEKTMKTVVAIRGLLAQIIFFTIPLVIFGFIAPAITSLKEKASAMLGTMLTMAYLSAVGAAAFAAIAGYSIIPHLDIPTQIEGLKVLPKAIFSIDIPPIMPVMTALVLAILTGVATIWGDAKNIEKILYEFQSMVLSIVKKIVIPLLPFFVAATFAQMAYTGRLTQQFPVFFKVILIVLLGHFIWLFFLYTLSGMVSRKNPWEVVKHYGPVYLTAVGTMSSAATLPVTLSCARKSKVLPQEVTDFAIPLGSTVHLCGSVLTETFFCMTISKMLYGTMPTPETLILFIFLFGIFAVGAPGVPGGTVMASLAIVQSVLGFDADGVGLLLGIFALQDSFGTACNILGDGALALMLRGLFYDSDGNARKKKMKNEELAPSA; encoded by the coding sequence GTGAAGAAAAATGGCGGTGTAACTCTAATAGTGGTCCTTATGGCCGCTATAGGTATAGGGGCTTTTTTCGGCCTACATGCTGGAGAAAAAACGATGAAAACCGTGGTGGCAATCAGAGGGCTGTTGGCACAGATAATCTTCTTCACCATCCCTCTGGTCATCTTCGGATTCATAGCTCCCGCCATAACATCTCTTAAGGAAAAAGCCAGCGCCATGTTGGGCACCATGTTGACCATGGCCTATCTATCCGCCGTGGGAGCGGCGGCTTTCGCGGCCATTGCCGGATATTCCATAATTCCCCATCTAGACATCCCCACCCAGATAGAGGGGCTCAAGGTTCTGCCCAAGGCAATTTTCTCGATAGACATACCCCCCATAATGCCAGTAATGACCGCACTTGTCCTTGCCATTCTTACCGGAGTGGCTACAATATGGGGCGACGCTAAAAACATCGAAAAGATCCTCTACGAATTTCAATCGATGGTTCTATCTATCGTCAAGAAGATCGTAATACCGTTGCTTCCCTTTTTCGTCGCCGCCACTTTCGCCCAGATGGCCTATACCGGAAGGCTTACCCAGCAGTTCCCCGTCTTTTTCAAGGTTATACTCATAGTCCTCCTGGGACATTTCATATGGCTTTTTTTTCTCTACACCCTATCGGGAATGGTCTCTCGCAAAAACCCCTGGGAGGTCGTCAAACATTACGGACCGGTATATCTGACCGCCGTAGGGACCATGTCCAGCGCTGCGACCTTGCCCGTGACTTTGTCCTGCGCCAGAAAATCCAAGGTTCTGCCACAGGAGGTGACGGACTTCGCCATACCTCTGGGGAGCACCGTCCATCTTTGCGGATCCGTGCTCACCGAGACTTTTTTCTGCATGACCATATCCAAGATGCTATACGGAACAATGCCGACTCCCGAGACCTTGATCCTGTTTATATTTCTTTTCGGTATCTTCGCCGTAGGCGCCCCCGGAGTTCCGGGCGGCACGGTCATGGCGTCGCTGGCCATAGTCCAATCGGTGCTGGGATTCGACGCCGACGGAGTCGGGCTGTTGCTGGGGATCTTCGCCTTGCAGGACAGCTTCGGCACGGCCTGCAACATTCTGGGAGACGGCGCCCTGGCTTTGATGCTACGGGGACTGTTTTACGATTCCGACGGCAACGCGAGGAAAAAGAAGATGAAAAACGAGGAACTGGCTCCCTCGGCGTAG
- a CDS encoding AAA family ATPase, translating to MIKSISIKKFKSLVDMELELSDFTCLIGLNGSGKSTVLQAIDFIGQMMRGKLSDWARSRRWNWKDIPSRLGQRALARVISFKVTAEVEAGITIVWDCQFNCAETFLRCTKESVKSDSGDVFMEVKDGHYRIGSGSLRRIEFDYQGSILSQLKDSSLDEQPELLELKRLIGSIKSMDLLSPPQMRERARSVEEVGPGGEGLSAFIDGMIEKERRELVDALREIYPHLMDIETKSLRSGWKELKFKERYEEELVTEAHHMNDGTLRLATIFALLARGDRILLFDEIENGINPEVMERLVQRMVESHRQVIVTTHSPMILNYLSDEVAERSVILLYKNRDGHTKSTRFFGLPDVKKKLTLLGPGEVFLDSDLREPIEIRES from the coding sequence ATGATAAAAAGTATATCAATAAAGAAATTTAAGAGTCTAGTCGACATGGAACTTGAGTTGAGCGATTTTACATGTCTGATCGGCTTAAACGGATCGGGAAAATCCACGGTGCTTCAGGCCATCGATTTTATCGGCCAGATGATGAGGGGCAAACTTTCTGATTGGGCTAGGTCGCGACGTTGGAACTGGAAGGACATTCCTTCTCGGTTGGGTCAGAGGGCCCTAGCAAGGGTTATTTCCTTTAAGGTAACGGCAGAGGTTGAGGCTGGAATAACAATAGTCTGGGACTGCCAGTTTAACTGTGCAGAGACGTTTCTTCGTTGTACTAAAGAGTCGGTGAAGAGCGATAGCGGTGACGTTTTCATGGAGGTTAAGGACGGTCATTACCGAATAGGGTCTGGCTCACTTCGCCGCATCGAATTTGATTATCAGGGGTCGATCCTCTCTCAGCTAAAAGACTCCTCCTTGGATGAACAGCCCGAACTCTTGGAGCTTAAAAGACTTATAGGATCGATCAAGTCCATGGACTTGCTCTCGCCTCCTCAGATGCGTGAAAGGGCCCGATCTGTGGAGGAGGTTGGACCTGGAGGAGAGGGCCTATCGGCTTTTATCGACGGTATGATCGAGAAAGAGAGAAGGGAGCTCGTCGATGCCCTGCGGGAGATATATCCTCACCTAATGGATATAGAGACAAAATCCCTACGTAGTGGCTGGAAGGAGTTGAAGTTTAAAGAAAGATACGAGGAAGAGCTAGTTACAGAGGCCCATCACATGAACGATGGAACCCTTCGTCTAGCCACTATCTTCGCCCTTTTGGCCCGAGGTGACAGGATACTTCTGTTCGACGAGATTGAAAACGGTATAAACCCAGAGGTGATGGAAAGGCTAGTACAGCGGATGGTAGAGTCTCATCGTCAGGTTATAGTGACGACCCACAGCCCTATGATATTGAATTATCTGAGCGATGAGGTTGCCGAACGCTCGGTGATACTGCTTTATAAAAACCGTGATGGACACACCAAATCGACCCGCTTTTTCGGTCTTCCCGATGTGAAGAAAAAACTCACCTTGCTCGGCCCTGGCGAGGTCTTTCTAGATTCGGACTTAAGAGAGCCTATAGAGATTCGGGAGAGCTAG
- the iadA gene encoding beta-aspartyl-peptidase, with translation MFTLIKNVELYCPNKLGVGDILMAGGKIVWVGNSFPGRDLPNMDVIDGTGKIAVPGFVDGHVHIAGGGGEGGFSSRTPEAALSDLTEAGVTSVVGVLGTDSTCRYPGELLAKARSLREEGISAWALTGSYEIPVKTLMGSVKDDLILIDLFVGVGEVAISDHRSSQPTFEELSKLAASAHVGGMIGGKSGVINVHMGDGPALLSPIRKVVETTELGLGQFLPTHVNRNPDLFEDAIEYGLSGGQVDLTTSTTPQFLEEGEVKCSQGLKRLLDSGVPAERISFSSDGQGSLPFFDSDGAFTGLSIGTSRSLLPEVRDSVLQEGIPLETAVQVITSTPASIYRLPGKGRIAEGNDGDVVLLNRDDLSVDSVFAMGRKMVQAGKAVVKGKFER, from the coding sequence TTGTTTACTCTTATAAAAAACGTTGAACTGTATTGCCCCAACAAGCTGGGCGTAGGCGACATTCTGATGGCTGGAGGCAAGATCGTCTGGGTGGGAAACTCCTTTCCCGGAAGAGATCTGCCCAATATGGACGTGATCGACGGAACCGGCAAGATAGCGGTTCCCGGATTCGTGGACGGTCACGTTCATATAGCCGGAGGAGGCGGAGAAGGGGGGTTCTCATCCAGAACTCCCGAGGCGGCTCTTTCGGATCTGACAGAGGCCGGGGTGACCTCGGTCGTAGGGGTTTTGGGAACCGACTCCACCTGTAGATATCCCGGAGAGCTTCTCGCCAAGGCCAGATCCCTGAGGGAAGAGGGGATTTCAGCATGGGCTTTGACCGGATCCTACGAGATCCCGGTAAAAACTCTCATGGGCTCGGTTAAGGACGATCTGATACTGATAGACCTGTTCGTAGGGGTAGGGGAGGTGGCCATCTCGGATCACCGTTCGTCTCAGCCAACCTTCGAGGAGCTCTCCAAATTGGCTGCCTCGGCCCATGTGGGCGGAATGATAGGAGGCAAGTCGGGGGTCATAAACGTCCATATGGGAGACGGTCCGGCATTGCTATCCCCCATAAGGAAGGTGGTGGAGACCACCGAGCTGGGGCTGGGGCAGTTCCTTCCGACCCACGTCAACAGAAACCCCGATCTTTTCGAGGACGCCATAGAATACGGGCTTTCCGGCGGACAGGTGGATCTCACGACCAGCACCACCCCACAGTTTCTGGAGGAGGGCGAGGTCAAGTGCAGCCAAGGGCTTAAGAGGCTGCTGGACTCGGGGGTTCCGGCGGAGCGGATAAGCTTCAGTTCCGACGGTCAGGGAAGCCTTCCCTTTTTCGACTCCGACGGCGCATTCACCGGCCTGTCCATCGGGACGTCAAGATCGCTTCTGCCCGAGGTCAGGGACTCGGTGCTACAGGAGGGCATACCTCTCGAGACAGCCGTTCAGGTGATAACCTCCACTCCCGCCTCGATCTACAGATTGCCCGGCAAGGGAAGAATAGCCGAGGGGAACGACGGAGACGTCGTCCTGCTGAACCGAGACGATCTCTCGGTGGACTCGGTGTTCGCCATGGGACGGAAGATGGTCCAGGCCGGAAAGGCCGTGGTCAAGGGGAAGTTCGAGAGGTAA
- a CDS encoding GntR family transcriptional regulator: MIWPSASDGDFSTSSQAVLDYILDRIEDLRLMPGEPIYETALASELNMGRTGIRQALTFLVGTGFLESESGKRGYRIPALSAQDMEDVFFMRALLEGEAASLAARKATLDDVAYLRELNEKEESFALSDLPREYRTINLEFHCSIVRIAGNSYLERAFHPIFWRSRLYIMYVGSFQPLKAPADSGQTNTPMEHRKIIDAIENRDQEKARSSALDHIRDTRAFRLSLDGDRAARVLSGRIRAEEID, encoded by the coding sequence ATGATTTGGCCATCCGCCAGTGACGGGGACTTCTCTACGTCTTCCCAGGCAGTGTTGGACTACATTTTGGATCGGATAGAGGACCTGAGGCTCATGCCGGGAGAACCTATTTACGAGACCGCCCTGGCGTCGGAATTGAATATGGGGCGGACAGGGATCAGGCAAGCCCTCACCTTCCTGGTGGGAACCGGCTTTCTGGAGAGCGAATCGGGGAAAAGGGGATATCGTATTCCCGCTCTTTCCGCCCAGGACATGGAGGACGTCTTCTTCATGAGAGCTCTGCTGGAGGGAGAGGCGGCGTCTCTGGCGGCCCGTAAAGCCACCCTGGACGACGTGGCCTATCTGAGGGAGCTCAACGAAAAAGAGGAGTCCTTCGCTCTGTCGGACCTTCCGAGAGAGTATCGAACGATAAACCTGGAATTTCACTGTTCGATAGTGAGGATAGCCGGGAATAGCTATCTCGAGAGGGCCTTCCATCCTATATTCTGGCGCTCTCGTCTATACATAATGTATGTAGGCAGCTTTCAGCCTCTCAAGGCTCCGGCGGACAGCGGACAGACTAACACCCCGATGGAACACAGGAAAATAATCGACGCCATAGAGAACAGGGATCAGGAAAAAGCCAGATCCTCCGCCCTCGACCATATCAGGGATACCAGGGCTTTCAGGCTTTCTCTGGACGGAGATAGGGCGGCCAGGGTTCTCTCAGGCAGGATACGAGCAGAGGAGATCGATTAG